AAGTCAAAATCATATCCGATACTCGCGGTGGGCTCTGTGGTGGGATGTATAATATTTGCTCTCGGGTTTAAGGGACTACTTAAACTAATAGGGTTGAAATGAATTTTATCTCTACATACGCAAAAATATGCGAATCAGCGGTAAAACCTTTGTCAAAAATTGGAATCACGCCCTCAACAATAACAATGCTGTCACTTTTTTTCGGGTTGATATCAGGTTTTCTCATCTACCGGGGAAACTTTATCGCTGCATTGGTATTTCTGCTATTTTCAGGAATCTTTGATAGTTTTGACGGTGCACTGGCAAGGGTCTCTGGGCGCACAACAAAATTCGGTGCCGTTCTTGACTCTACTGTTGACAGGATCGTGGAGTTCAGTCTTGTTATGGGAATTTTCCTGTTTATTTCGCACACATCACCTCAAAATACCCTAAAAGCAGCGGTATTATCAATGATTGCATATTCCGCATCGGTATGGGTCAGCTATGTCAAAGCCCGAGCGGAAGGCGTCGGAGTATCGCCTGCAGTGGGAATTCTCCAGCGAAGACACAGAATAGCTTTGTTTTCTCTAACTCTTCTTCTGTCAGCGATTCTAAAAAATTGGGCAGTAACAACATTTTTTTATCTTCTTTACATCCTTACTGCAGGATGTATGATAACATTATTTCAACGGCTTTTGAGAACAAAAAAACTTCTCCAATAGGAGGTGACAAATGGATTCAGAGGTCCGTGTGGCAATCGTGGGCGTTGGGAACTGCGCAAGTTCACTCGTGCAGGGAGTGTTTTACTACCAGAACGCCGGAGATGAGGAGTTCATCCCGGGGTTAATGCATCCCAATTTAGGCGGGATAAGAATCAAGGACATCAAATTTGTGGCAGCCTTTGATGTGAACTCCACAAAGGTCGGCAAGGACCTCTCCGAGGCGATTTTCGCTCCACCAAACAACACCACAATCTTCCACCGTGATGTGCCGAACCTCGGCGTCCCGGTTATGAAGGGTTATGTGGGCGACGGAATCGGAGAATACCTCAAGGATGTGGTCAAAATCGCTCCCGGCGACCCGGTGGATGTGAGGCGTGTTCTTGAGGAAACCCGGGCAGATGTGCTGATAAACTACCTTCCCGTAGGCTCGGAGGAGGCGACAAAGTGGTATATCCAGCAGGCGCTTGATGCCGGCGTGGCGGTGGTCAACGCCATCCCGGTGTTCATCGCCAGAGACCCGCAGTGGCGGCAGAAATTTGAGGAGAAAAACGTCCCTATAATAGGCGATGACATAAAATCGCAGGTGGGAGCGACAATTCTTCACAGAACGCTGGTGAATCTATTCATCGCCCGGGGGATGATTGTTGACAGGACCTATCAGTTAAATGTGGGCGGGAATACCGACTTTCTGAATATGCTTGAGCGCAAGCGGCTCTCAACAAAGAGAGTCTCCAAAACTTACGCCGTCACCTCGCAATTTGAGCGCGCAGGGATACAAATCCCCGAGGAGAATGTGTATATAGGTCCATCGGACTATGTGTCGTGGCTGAAGGACAATAAGGTGGCATACATAAGGATAGAGGGACGGCATTTCGGTGATGTGCCGATGACCCTTGAGTGCCGGCTGTCGGTTGAGGATTCGCCGAACTCCGCCGGCGTGGTCATTGACGCAATAAGACTTCTGAAACTGGCGAAATTAGCAGGCATCGGCGGCGCCCTTGAGGGACCATCAGCATACCTGATGAAATCGCCACCCGTCCAACATGACGACGAAACAGCCCGCAAAATGGTGGAGGATTTCATAAAAAAACACAGAATTGTAAAGAATACAAAGCAATGAACACCGTTTTTAAGGAAAATCCCAATTGTATCTTTTCGCAGGGTAGTATCGTAGTAAATATGTCATAAGGAATTAATTTTTTTCTTGACAAGTTTTTTGGCATTAATATTTTCTACATTCCCCTCCTGTCCCACCCCCCTGATATGGAGCGCGGGTTTATCCCGCGCTTTTTTATTATTAAATGTTTTTTATTGGAAACGCATTACCTTTGACTTTCAAGAGGAACGCTTTGAAGAACTCTATTATCTATGGAGATTTTCGCCTGCATCCAGAGTTTGTTCTGATAGGCATCCATAGCCATCCTGCCAGCGCGCTGGGAAAGGTATGACTTTATGCGGTCTTTAACCTCATCAAAAC
This window of the bacterium genome carries:
- a CDS encoding CDP-alcohol phosphatidyltransferase family protein codes for the protein MLSLFFGLISGFLIYRGNFIAALVFLLFSGIFDSFDGALARVSGRTTKFGAVLDSTVDRIVEFSLVMGIFLFISHTSPQNTLKAAVLSMIAYSASVWVSYVKARAEGVGVSPAVGILQRRHRIALFSLTLLLSAILKNWAVTTFFYLLYILTAGCMITLFQRLLRTKKLLQ
- a CDS encoding inositol-3-phosphate synthase, translating into MDSEVRVAIVGVGNCASSLVQGVFYYQNAGDEEFIPGLMHPNLGGIRIKDIKFVAAFDVNSTKVGKDLSEAIFAPPNNTTIFHRDVPNLGVPVMKGYVGDGIGEYLKDVVKIAPGDPVDVRRVLEETRADVLINYLPVGSEEATKWYIQQALDAGVAVVNAIPVFIARDPQWRQKFEEKNVPIIGDDIKSQVGATILHRTLVNLFIARGMIVDRTYQLNVGGNTDFLNMLERKRLSTKRVSKTYAVTSQFERAGIQIPEENVYIGPSDYVSWLKDNKVAYIRIEGRHFGDVPMTLECRLSVEDSPNSAGVVIDAIRLLKLAKLAGIGGALEGPSAYLMKSPPVQHDDETARKMVEDFIKKHRIVKNTKQ